The Limnochorda sp. LNt genome includes a region encoding these proteins:
- a CDS encoding non-heme iron oxygenase ferredoxin subunit: MEEGLTFVLPVSELPPGSRRRVRVGGRTLALWHTPQGIYATDDTCTHERASLSEGDFEPEAGVVACPEHGARFDVRSGKALTLPAYKPLRTYPVEVHDGRIAVRLEG, translated from the coding sequence GTGGAGGAGGGGCTGACCTTCGTGCTGCCCGTCTCCGAGCTGCCCCCGGGCAGCCGGCGCCGGGTGCGGGTCGGGGGCCGGACGCTGGCGCTGTGGCACACGCCACAAGGCATCTACGCCACCGACGACACGTGTACCCACGAACGCGCCAGCCTCAGCGAGGGAGACTTCGAGCCCGAGGCGGGCGTGGTCGCCTGTCCCGAGCACGGAGCCCGCTTCGACGTCCGGTCGGGCAAGGCCCTGACGTTGCCGGCCTACAAGCCCCTGCGCACCTACCCGGTGGAGGTGCACGACGGCCGGATCGCCGTCCGCCTCGAGGGCTGA
- the murB gene encoding UDP-N-acetylmuramate dehydrogenase, with product MGSTRAPSVTAGWVALLRERLKGAVLVDEPMSAHTAFRVGGPADVLVIPEGRDDLRWALEVCATHGIPFTVIGRGSNLLVSDDGIEGVVIKISRGLSRVRWEGTSLEAEAGAPLPAVAWQAASRGLSGLEFGVMIPGSVGGAVVMNAGAHHHAISAVVRQVECLAATGEMTTLDREALGFDYRTSVLQARPELVVVSARLELAPRPPEAIMVQMQAYLEARRRTQPLGEPGAGSIFRNPPGDYAGRLIEQAGLKGWRRGDVEISPVHANFIVNKGHARCREVLEAIRMVRQAVQARFGVLLQLEVKVIGRFASDPLA from the coding sequence ATGGGATCGACGCGAGCGCCGAGCGTGACAGCCGGGTGGGTGGCTCTCTTGCGTGAGCGTCTGAAGGGAGCGGTGCTGGTCGACGAGCCCATGTCGGCCCATACCGCCTTCCGCGTCGGGGGCCCCGCCGACGTCCTGGTCATCCCCGAAGGACGCGACGACCTGCGGTGGGCCCTGGAGGTGTGCGCCACCCACGGGATCCCCTTCACCGTCATCGGTCGGGGCAGCAACCTCCTCGTCAGCGACGATGGCATCGAGGGCGTCGTCATCAAGATCTCGAGGGGTCTCTCCCGCGTCCGGTGGGAGGGCACGTCCCTGGAGGCCGAGGCCGGCGCGCCCCTGCCGGCGGTGGCCTGGCAGGCGGCGAGCCGGGGGCTGTCGGGGCTGGAGTTTGGCGTCATGATCCCCGGGAGCGTCGGGGGCGCCGTCGTGATGAACGCCGGGGCCCACCATCACGCCATCAGCGCCGTGGTGCGGCAGGTCGAGTGCCTGGCGGCCACCGGCGAGATGACGACGCTGGATCGGGAGGCTCTGGGCTTCGACTACCGTACCAGCGTCTTGCAGGCGCGCCCGGAACTGGTGGTGGTCAGCGCCCGGCTGGAGCTCGCACCCCGCCCCCCGGAGGCCATCATGGTCCAGATGCAGGCCTACCTGGAGGCCCGGCGGCGCACCCAACCCCTGGGCGAGCCGGGCGCGGGCAGCATCTTCCGCAACCCGCCCGGCGACTACGCCGGCCGTCTCATCGAGCAGGCCGGCCTCAAGGGATGGCGACGGGGCGACGTCGAGATCTCCCCGGTCCATGCCAACTTCATCGTCAACAAGGGCCATGCCCGCTGCCGCGAGGTGCTGGAGGCCATACGCATGGTGCGCCAGGCGGTCCAGGCGCGCTTCGGCGTCCTGCTGCAGCTGGAGGTCAAGGTGATCGGCCGCTTCGCTAGCGACCCCCTGGCGTAG
- a CDS encoding heme lyase CcmF/NrfE family subunit, with amino-acid sequence MHPAVIGQGMLWLTLAASAAAAILSAAGLVRRRPPWLRAGRALVVAAFGFATVASAVLVVALLTDDFRVAYVASRSARAVPVLYKLGAWWGGQEGSLLLWLWLQLGVAALVVTGRPDPEAPRLWPAATAALAAMATFFAALVAGVESPFRLLPQPPADGAGLNPLLQSPSMLLHPIALYLGYIGMTVPFAFALGALAVDETGDAWMRIARRWALGAWLFLGLGIVLGGEWAYKELGWGGYWAWDPVENASLVPWLLATALVHSGLAQERHGTLRRWNAVLALAVFITVLVGTFLTRSGVMASVHAFAESPTGPPFMVSIGLVTALSIWLLALRWDRLQDRQPIASLASREGAFVAGNIVLSSLAFAVLFGTVVPILSRLFGPGITLQAPYFERVSAPLWVLMLLLMAVGLVLPWRPQVNGARRTATWIRRLLPVGVGVLLFVALLAVGGLRRPTLLTGFAAAFVAGAVALAELVRWVRGRRGRGLAGRDGARSRLGGLLAHAGVAMVAVAVLASTAFQARTSLSLAVGQVGHLGGYTVRYEGLASRRVPGATEVYARVGLFRGDRPIASLEPARRLYDDNMAQFGTTTEVAVYRHVEGDVYVALAGWEEGGSRAAFELYVNPLVNWIWVGSILMLAGTALAVGSRAEARLVERRAEARLLEEVGRLRLPATPGGR; translated from the coding sequence GTGCATCCCGCGGTGATCGGCCAGGGCATGCTCTGGCTCACACTGGCGGCATCGGCGGCGGCGGCCATCCTGTCGGCGGCGGGCCTGGTCCGGCGCCGTCCGCCGTGGCTGCGAGCAGGTCGGGCGCTGGTGGTGGCCGCCTTCGGATTCGCCACCGTCGCCTCCGCGGTGCTGGTGGTGGCCCTGCTGACCGACGACTTCCGGGTCGCCTACGTGGCGAGCCGCTCGGCGCGGGCCGTGCCCGTCCTCTACAAGCTGGGGGCCTGGTGGGGAGGCCAGGAGGGCTCCTTGCTCCTGTGGCTGTGGCTGCAGCTGGGCGTGGCAGCGCTGGTAGTGACCGGGCGGCCCGATCCCGAGGCTCCCCGGCTGTGGCCGGCGGCGACGGCGGCCTTGGCGGCGATGGCCACCTTCTTCGCCGCCCTGGTGGCCGGCGTGGAGTCGCCGTTTCGGCTGCTGCCGCAGCCGCCTGCCGACGGCGCCGGGCTCAACCCGCTGCTGCAGTCGCCGTCGATGCTGCTGCACCCCATCGCCCTCTATCTGGGCTACATCGGCATGACCGTGCCCTTCGCCTTCGCCCTGGGCGCCCTGGCGGTGGACGAGACCGGCGACGCCTGGATGCGGATCGCCCGCCGCTGGGCGCTGGGCGCCTGGCTCTTCCTGGGGCTGGGCATCGTCCTGGGCGGCGAGTGGGCGTACAAGGAACTGGGGTGGGGCGGCTACTGGGCGTGGGATCCGGTCGAAAACGCCAGCCTCGTGCCCTGGCTGCTGGCCACGGCCCTGGTGCACTCGGGCCTGGCCCAGGAGCGTCACGGCACGCTTCGCCGGTGGAACGCCGTCCTGGCCCTGGCCGTCTTCATCACGGTGCTGGTGGGCACCTTCCTGACGCGAAGCGGGGTCATGGCCTCCGTCCACGCCTTCGCCGAGTCGCCGACGGGCCCGCCCTTCATGGTCTCGATCGGCCTGGTGACGGCCCTCTCCATCTGGCTGCTGGCGCTGCGCTGGGACCGGCTGCAGGACCGGCAGCCCATCGCCTCGCTGGCCTCCCGAGAGGGCGCCTTCGTGGCGGGCAACATCGTGCTGAGCTCGCTGGCCTTCGCCGTCCTGTTCGGGACGGTGGTGCCCATCCTGAGCCGCCTCTTCGGACCGGGCATCACGCTGCAGGCGCCGTACTTCGAGCGGGTGTCGGCACCGCTGTGGGTGCTGATGCTGCTGTTGATGGCCGTGGGTCTCGTGCTGCCGTGGCGGCCCCAGGTCAATGGGGCGCGCCGCACGGCGACCTGGATCCGGCGCCTCCTGCCCGTCGGGGTCGGGGTCCTGCTCTTCGTCGCGCTCCTGGCGGTCGGGGGGCTCCGCCGGCCCACGCTGCTGACGGGCTTCGCCGCCGCTTTCGTGGCGGGGGCCGTGGCGCTGGCCGAGCTGGTGCGATGGGTGAGGGGACGGCGAGGCCGCGGGCTGGCCGGGCGTGACGGCGCCCGCAGCCGGCTCGGTGGGCTGCTGGCTCACGCCGGGGTGGCCATGGTGGCGGTGGCGGTCCTGGCGTCGACCGCCTTCCAGGCGCGCACCAGCCTCTCGCTGGCTGTCGGGCAGGTGGGCCACCTGGGCGGGTACACCGTGCGATACGAGGGGCTCGCCTCGCGGCGCGTGCCGGGCGCGACCGAGGTCTACGCCCGGGTGGGACTCTTCCGCGGCGACCGCCCCATCGCCAGCCTGGAGCCCGCGCGGCGCCTGTACGATGACAACATGGCCCAGTTCGGCACCACCACGGAGGTGGCCGTCTACCGGCACGTGGAGGGCGACGTCTACGTCGCCCTGGCGGGCTGGGAGGAGGGCGGCAGCCGGGCCGCCTTCGAGCTTTACGTCAACCCGCTGGTCAACTGGATCTGGGTGGGGTCGATCCTGATGCTGGCGGGTACGGCGCTCGCGGTAGGCTCCCGGGCCGAGGCGCGGCTCGTCGAGCGCCGCGCCGAGGCCCGGCTGCTCGAGGAGGTCGGGCGGCTGCGCCTGCCGGCTACGCCAGGGGGTCGCTAG
- a CDS encoding cytochrome c-type biogenesis protein, whose product MAVARRRRTGQDPWVWGIVLVVAVASAAGIASALTGIPQDQGLEARAWALARELSCPVCNGQSVAESSSTVAAQMRAEIRQMLEEGKDESQIIDHYVQLYGTWILARPPATGAYVLLWGAPLAALVLGGFWAYRRMGRTGG is encoded by the coding sequence TGGCCGTAGCCCGACGTCGCCGGACGGGACAGGACCCCTGGGTCTGGGGCATCGTGCTGGTCGTCGCGGTCGCATCAGCGGCCGGCATCGCCTCTGCCCTGACCGGCATCCCGCAGGACCAGGGCCTGGAGGCCCGGGCCTGGGCCCTGGCCAGGGAGCTGAGCTGTCCCGTCTGCAACGGCCAGTCGGTCGCCGAGTCCTCCAGCACGGTGGCCGCCCAGATGCGGGCCGAGATCCGCCAGATGCTCGAGGAGGGCAAGGACGAGAGCCAGATCATCGACCACTACGTCCAGCTGTACGGCACCTGGATCCTGGCCCGCCCGCCCGCCACGGGGGCGTACGTCCTGCTGTGGGGCGCCCCGCTGGCAGCTCTGGTGCTGGGCGGCTTTTGGGCTTACCGGCGCATGGGAAGGACGGGGGGATAG